DNA sequence from the Paenibacillus azoreducens genome:
ATTCACTTACGCTCACCTTCCCCAGCACCGCCACCTGACCGGACTTGATTTCGATGTTTTGCTGCTCGGTATTGCCGTTAATGGACAAATCCGAGTAGTCCACGATGATCGGAATGTCGAGGAGGACCGCAGCGATTCGCGTATAACGCACCAGCGGGTCCTTCCGGTTGAAGGCGATCTGCTTCAAATAGACGGTAACCCCCTCCTCGATTAGCTTCCGGATTTCATCTAGGGTCGAAGGCTTTTCTTTGGTCCGCTGTACTTTTACGGAGATGTTAATCTTCACTTCCTCCGCAGGCAAAACGGTCACGATCGGCCCTGCCGGCGCCACACCTTCGCCTTGTCCATCCTGGGTCGGGTCGACATGCTTCTGCACTGCCGTCACAATTTCCGGGCTTGCTGCATGCTTGTCCGTATCCAAAAGATACAGCGCAACCGTGCCCGGACCTTTCCATAATGGAACTACTTCCACACCGCCAACCCCGGCGATTTCATTGGCCCACTGCATGTACTGCGCCTTATTGCCGCTTGTCCCTTGACTGCGGACTTTGGCATAAAAACGCTCCAACAGCGACTGGTCCGACTCGGTATCCGCCCCGCTTCGGGTCGGTTCCGGGTTGGTGACAGAAGCAATTCCGCTAATCGCCGAGGACATCACCTGAATGACGCCTGCGGGCACATTGCCGTTTTTGCCTGGAGTGACCGCGCGAATCGCGGCGCTTCCTGCACCGGAGTCATCGAGAATCACGGCTGCCGTTGTTTCAAATTCAATGGAAGCTTCCCCGGAAATCTCGTCGGCAGGAGTAGCGATAAAAGTACCCGCAGGCACTTTCGTGCCCGGCTTCCCCGTAAAGACGACCCGCCCGGATGAAGCTACCGCCGCCCGTCTCGCGATGCCATGCTCAGCAGTCCGCAAATCCAACTCTGCGGAGCGGAATTTGTCGTCATCGCTGGCCGCCGTGCTGGCAAACCCGCGTCTGAGCAGCTCCTGCGCCCAAATCGCCGCCTCGGACAGCATAAACGCCACCGGAGCCTGCGCATCCCAAATAAAAGAGCCTTCCGATTTATCGATATCCGAAGGCACTTTACCTAGCATACGGTTTAATATTTCTTCTTCCGTCTGTTCCTGCAAATATTGCGGTAAATCCGCCATTAGATCACCACGCTTTCCAATGTTTCGATTTCATCACGGATATTTGTAATCCGGCAGCTGAACCGGCATGTTTCCCCTTCCCAGGCAAAAACAAACTGATCCACGCTCTGCGTTCTTGCATCCGCCAGCAGCGTTTCGGTTACCATCCGCCGGATTTCGCTTTCCTGCAAAGCCCTGCTGGTGCCGCCGATCAGGTCCTCAAGCTCGCTGCCGTAGTCCCGTGAATAAATAAGATGGCGATAACGCGGGGTCCGGATGGCTTTTTCGCACCAGATGACCCAGGCTTCTTTGTCGTCTGCCACCGCCATTTTGCGGGTCGGAGACATAACGAATTCCCCCTTGTCAAAATCGAAGCGCCAGCTTCGGCCAAACACGGCCCCGCCAGATTCCAATTCTTCAGCGACAGGTTCGTCTGTCCAAACCATATCCGGCGTGTCGGGAAATAAATTAGCCATTTGCGCTCACCACCTTACACACCACCACAACGTCATTCCCTCCGTTTACCTGAACAACAAGCACACGATCCCCCGGTTTTAGGGCAAGCTTAAGGCTGACATCTTCAATTTCAGTTTTTTGAAAATCAAAAGAAGTCTCCCCCCAATTGTGTTCAGCAGACGTCGCAATGCCATTCATATTATGGCGGGGAACGGAAAACAGTCCCGGCAGCTCTGCGACCATATAATCCTGAAACTCATGTTTGAAATCATCCAGCTTCAGGCCGGTTCCGGTAATAGTGCCAAGGACAGCCCCAACACCCCCGAGCGCCTGCTTGGCATGCTTGCCAACGGAGGAAAAAAGCGCGGATGCCAGTTGTCCGTAAGGATCTTTATTCAAGATAAAACCTCCTTTTCACGTCATCATAGGTGCCAAGCTCCAGCGACATGCTGCCCGGATTCCCCAACTCCCGGCTGACCGAGATGACCAGCAGCTTGAGCGAACCGAACATCACGGCGTCCCCGGCGCGGATCGTGTTGATATCCGGACCGTTCAGGGAGATGGTCTGCTGAATTCCCCGCAGCTTGCTTTTCGCCAGCTCTGTGGCCGCCGCTTTCGACTTCACTTCATCATCCTGGATAATCGCCTGAAGCAGACCGAATTTATCGGTATCCTTCTTCTCGATCGCCATCACTTTGGATGGTACCTCTTTCCCGGATTCGCTGGCAGCGGTTGCGAGTACTTTCACTTGAGTTGCAGCCCCCTCGAGCGTGCGTGATTGAGTCGTATCCGTGACATGCTCCAGAATATACACATCCTTATTTGAGCCAAGCTCGT
Encoded proteins:
- a CDS encoding baseplate J/gp47 family protein codes for the protein MADLPQYLQEQTEEEILNRMLGKVPSDIDKSEGSFIWDAQAPVAFMLSEAAIWAQELLRRGFASTAASDDDKFRSAELDLRTAEHGIARRAAVASSGRVVFTGKPGTKVPAGTFIATPADEISGEASIEFETTAAVILDDSGAGSAAIRAVTPGKNGNVPAGVIQVMSSAISGIASVTNPEPTRSGADTESDQSLLERFYAKVRSQGTSGNKAQYMQWANEIAGVGGVEVVPLWKGPGTVALYLLDTDKHAASPEIVTAVQKHVDPTQDGQGEGVAPAGPIVTVLPAEEVKINISVKVQRTKEKPSTLDEIRKLIEEGVTVYLKQIAFNRKDPLVRYTRIAAVLLDIPIIVDYSDLSINGNTEQQNIEIKSGQVAVLGKVSVSE
- a CDS encoding DUF2634 domain-containing protein, with the protein product MANLFPDTPDMVWTDEPVAEELESGGAVFGRSWRFDFDKGEFVMSPTRKMAVADDKEAWVIWCEKAIRTPRYRHLIYSRDYGSELEDLIGGTSRALQESEIRRMVTETLLADARTQSVDQFVFAWEGETCRFSCRITNIRDEIETLESVVI